A window of Symphalangus syndactylus isolate Jambi chromosome 24, NHGRI_mSymSyn1-v2.1_pri, whole genome shotgun sequence contains these coding sequences:
- the TSHZ2 gene encoding teashirt homolog 2 isoform X2 — protein MPRRKQQAPKRAAGYAQEEQLKEEEEIKEEEEEEDSSSVAQLQGGNDTGTDEELETGPEQKGCFSYQNSPGSHLSNQDAENESLLSDASDQVSDIKSVCGRDASDKKANTRVKLPNEAHNCMDKMTAVYANILSDSYWSGLGLGFKLSNSERRNCDTRNGSNKSDFDWHQDALSKSLQQNLPSRSVSKPSLFSSVQLYRQSSKMCGTVFTGASRFRCRQCSAAYDTLVELTVHMNETGHYQDDNRKKDKLRPMSYSKPRKRAFQDMDKEDAQKVLKCMFCGDSFDSLQDLSVHMIKTKHYQKVPLKEPVPTISSKMVTPAKKRVFDVNRPCSPDSTTGSFADSFSSHKNANLQLSSNNRYGYQNGASYTWQFEACKSQILKCMECGSSHDTLQQLTTHMMVTGHFLKVTSSASKKGKQLVLDPLAVEKMQSLSEAPNSDSLAPKPSSNSASDCTASTTELKKESKKERPEETSKDEKVAKSEDYEDPLQKPLDPTIKYQYLREEDLEDGSKGGGDILKSLENTVTTAINKAQNGAPSWSAYPSIHAAYQLSEGTKPPLPMGSQVLQIRPNLTNKLRPIAPKWKVMPLVSMPTHLAAYTQVKMESEDKDEAVKECGKESPHEEASSFSHSEGDSFRKSETPPEAKKTELGPLKEEDKLMKEGSEKEKPQPLEPTSALSNGCALANHAPALPCINPLSALQSVLNNHLGKATEPLRSPSCSSPSSSTISMFHKSNLSVMDKPVLSPASTRSASMSRRYLFENNDQPIDLTKSKSKKAESSQAQSCTSPPQKHALSDIADMVKVLPKATTPKPASSSRVPPMKLEMDVRRFEDVSSEVSTLHKRKGRQSNWNPQHLLILQAQFASSLFQTSEGKYLLSDLGPQERMQISKFTGLSMTTISHWLANVKYQLRKTGGTKFLKNMDKGHPIFYCSDCASQFRTPSTYISHLESHLGFQMKDMTRLSVDQQSKVEQEISRVSSAQRSPETIAAEEDTDSKFK, from the coding sequence GCTACGCCCAGGAGGAACAgctgaaagaagaggaggaaataaaagaagaagaggaggaggaagacagcaGTTCAGTAGCTCAACTGCAGGGTGGCAATGACACAGGGACGGACGAGGAGCTAGAAACGGGCCCAGAGCAAAAAGGCTGCTTCAGCTACCAGAACTCTCCAGGAAGTCATTTGTCCAATCAGGATGCCGAGAACGAGTCTCTGCTGAGCGACGCCAGTGATCAGGTGTCGGACATCAAGAGTGTCTGCGGCCGAGATGCCTCGGACAAGAAAGCAAACACTCGCGTCAAGCTTCCAAACGAAGCACACAATTGCATGGATAAAATGACCGCTGTCTACGCCAACATCCTGTCGGATTCCTACTGGTCAGGCCTGGGCCTTGGCTTCAAGCTGTCCAATAGTGAGAGGAGGAACTGTGACACCCGAAACGGCAGCAACAAGAGTGATTTTGATTGGCACCAAGACGCTCTGTCCAAAAGCCTGCAGCAGAACTTGCCTTCTAGGTCCGTCTCGAAACCCAGCCTGTTCAGCTCGGTGCAGTTGTACCGGCAGAGCAGCAAGATGTGCGGGACTGTGTTCACGGGGGCCAGCAGATTCCGATGCCGACAGTGCAGCGCGGCCTATGACACCCTAGTCGAGTTGACTGTGCATATGAATGAAACGGGCCACTATCAAGATGACAACCGCAAAAAGGACAAGCTCAGACCCATGAGCTATTCAAAGCCCCGGAAAAGGGCTTTCCAGGATATGGACAAAGAGGATGCTCAAAAGGTTCTGAAATGTATGTTTTGTGGCGACTCCTTCGATTCCCTCCAAGATTTGAGCGTCCacatgattaaaacaaaacattaccAAAAAGTGCCTTTGAAGGAGCCAGTCCCAACCATTTCCTCGAAAATGGTCACCCCGGCTAAGAAACGCGTTTTTGATGTCAATCGGCCGTGTTCCCCCGATTCAACCACAGGATCTTTTGcagattctttttcttctcacaaGAACGCCAACTTGCAGTTGTCCTCCAACAACCGCTATGGCTACCAAAATGGAGCCAGCTACACCTGGCAGTTTGAGGCCTGCAAGTCCCAGATCTTAAAGTGCATGGAGTGTGGGAGCTCCCATGACACCTTGCAGCAGCTCACCACCCACATGATGGTCACAGGTCACTTTCTCAAGGTCACCAGCTCTGCCTCCAAGAAAGGGAAGCAGCTGGTATTAGACCCGCTAGCGGTGGAGAAAATGCAGTCATTGTCCGAGGCCCCAAACAGTGATTCTCTGGCTCCCAAGCCATCCAGTAACTCAGCATCAGATTGTACAGCCTCTACAACTGAGTTAAAGAAAGAGAGTAAAAAAGAAAGGCCGGAGGAAACCAGCAAGGATGAGAAAGTCGCAAAAAGTGAGGACTATGAAGATCCTCTACAAAAACCTTTAGACCCTACAATCAAATATCAATACCTAAGGGAGGAGGACTTGGAAGACGGCTCAAAGGGTGGAGGGGACATTTTGAAATCTTTGGAAAATACTGTCACCACAGCCATCAACAAAGCCCAAAACGGGGCCCCCAGCTGGAGTGCCTACCCCAGCATCCACGCAGCCTACCAGCTGTCTGAGGGCACCAAGCCGCCTTTGCCTATGGGATCCCAGGTACTGCAGATCCGGCCTAATCTCACCAACAAGCTGAGGCCCATTGCACCAAAGTGGAAAGTGATGCCACTGGTTTCTATGCCCACACACCTGGCCGCTTACACTCAAGTCAAGATGGAGTCAGAAGACAAAGATGAAGCGGTGAAGGAGTGTGGGAAAGAAAGTCCCCATGAAGAGGCCTCATCTTTCAGCCACAGTGAGGGCGATTCTTTCCGCAAAAGTGAAACACCTCCAGAAGCCAAAAAGACAGAGCTGGGTCCCCTGAAGGAGGAGGACAAGCTGATGAAAGAGGGCAGCGAGAAGGAGAAACCCCAGCCCCTGGAGCCCACATCTGCTCTGAGCAACGGGTGCGCCCTCGCCAACCACGCCCCGGCCCTGCCATGCATCAACCCGCTCAGCGCCCTGCAGTCTGTCCTGAACAATCACCTGGGCAAAGCCACGGAGCCCTTGCGCTCACCTTCCTGCTCCAGCCCAAGTTCAAGCACAATTTCCATGTTCCACAAGTCGAATCTCAGTGTCATGGACAAGCCAGTCTTGAGTCCCGCCTCCACAAGGTCAGCCAGTATGTCCAGGCGTTACCTGTTTGAGAACAACGATCAGCCCATCGACCTGACCAAGTCCAAAAGCAAGAAAGCTGAGTCCTCGCAAGCACAATCCTGTACGTCCCCACCTCAGAAGCACGCTCTGTCTGACATTGCCGACATGGTCAAAGTCCTCCCCAAAGCCACCACCCCAAAGccagcctcctcctccagggtccCTCCCATGAAGCTGGAAATGGATGTCAGGCGCTTTGAGGATGTCTCCAGTGAAGTCTCAACTTTGCATAAAAGAAAAGGCCGGCAGTCCAACTGGAATCCTCAGCATCTTCTGATTCTACAAGCCCAGTTTGCCTCGAGTCTCTTCCAGACATCAGAGGGCAAATACCTGCTGTCTGATCTGGGCCCACAAGAGCGTATGCAAATCTCCAAGTTTACGGGACTCTCAATGACCACTATCAGTCACTGGCTGGCCAACGTCAAGTACCAGCTTAGGAAAACGGGCGGGacaaaatttctgaaaaacatGGACAAAGGCCACCCCATCTTTTATTGCAGTGACTGTGCCTCCCAGTTCAGAACCCCTTCTACCTACATCAGTCACTTAGAATCTCACCTGGGTTTCCAAATGAAGGACATGACCCGCTTGTCAGTGGACCAGCAAAGCAAGGTGGAGCAAGAGATCTCCCGGGTATCGTCGGCTCAGAGGTCTCCGGAAACAATAGCTGCCGAAGAGGACACAGACTCTAAATTCAAGT
- the TSHZ2 gene encoding teashirt homolog 2 isoform X1 translates to MPRRKQQAPKRAAGYAQEEQLKEEEEIKEEEEEEDSSSVAQLQGGNDTGTDEELETGPEQKGCFSYQNSPGSHLSNQDAENESLLSDASDQVSDIKSVCGRDASDKKANTRVKLPNEAHNCMDKMTAVYANILSDSYWSGLGLGFKLSNSERRNCDTRNGSNKSDFDWHQDALSKSLQQNLPSRSVSKPSLFSSVQLYRQSSKMCGTVFTGASRFRCRQCSAAYDTLVELTVHMNETGHYQDDNRKKDKLRPMSYSKPRKRAFQDMDKEDAQKVLKCMFCGDSFDSLQDLSVHMIKTKHYQKVPLKEPVPTISSKMVTPAKKRVFDVNRPCSPDSTTGSFADSFSSHKNANLQLSSNNRYGYQNGASYTWQFEACKSQILKCMECGSSHDTLQQLTTHMMVTGHFLKVTSSASKKGKQLVLDPLAVEKMQSLSEAPNSDSLAPKPSSNSASDCTASTTELKKESKKERPEETSKDEKVAKSEDYEDPLQKPLDPTIKYQYLREEDLEDGSKGGGDILKSLENTVTTAINKAQNGAPSWSAYPSIHAAYQLSEGTKPPLPMGSQVLQIRPNLTNKLRPIAPKWKVMPLVSMPTHLAAYTQVKMESEDKDEAVKECGKESPHEEASSFSHSEGDSFRKSETPPEAKKTELGPLKEEDKLMKEGSEKEKPQPLEPTSALSNGCALANHAPALPCINPLSALQSVLNNHLGKATEPLRSPSCSSPSSSTISMFHKSNLSVMDKPVLSPASTRSASMSRRYLFENNDQPIDLTKSKSKKAESSQAQSCTSPPQKHALSDIADMVKVLPKATTPKPASSSRVPPMKLEMDVRRFEDVSSEVSTLHKRKGRQSNWNPQHLLILQAQFASSLFQTSEGKYLLSDLGPQERMQISKFTGLSMTTISHWLANVKYQLRKTGGTKFLKNMDKGHPIFYCSDCASQFRTPSTYISHLESHLGFQMKDMTRLSVDQQSKVEQEISRVSSAQRSPETIAAEEDTDSKFKCKLCCRTFVSKHAVKLHLSKTHSKSPEHHSQFVTDVDEE, encoded by the coding sequence GCTACGCCCAGGAGGAACAgctgaaagaagaggaggaaataaaagaagaagaggaggaggaagacagcaGTTCAGTAGCTCAACTGCAGGGTGGCAATGACACAGGGACGGACGAGGAGCTAGAAACGGGCCCAGAGCAAAAAGGCTGCTTCAGCTACCAGAACTCTCCAGGAAGTCATTTGTCCAATCAGGATGCCGAGAACGAGTCTCTGCTGAGCGACGCCAGTGATCAGGTGTCGGACATCAAGAGTGTCTGCGGCCGAGATGCCTCGGACAAGAAAGCAAACACTCGCGTCAAGCTTCCAAACGAAGCACACAATTGCATGGATAAAATGACCGCTGTCTACGCCAACATCCTGTCGGATTCCTACTGGTCAGGCCTGGGCCTTGGCTTCAAGCTGTCCAATAGTGAGAGGAGGAACTGTGACACCCGAAACGGCAGCAACAAGAGTGATTTTGATTGGCACCAAGACGCTCTGTCCAAAAGCCTGCAGCAGAACTTGCCTTCTAGGTCCGTCTCGAAACCCAGCCTGTTCAGCTCGGTGCAGTTGTACCGGCAGAGCAGCAAGATGTGCGGGACTGTGTTCACGGGGGCCAGCAGATTCCGATGCCGACAGTGCAGCGCGGCCTATGACACCCTAGTCGAGTTGACTGTGCATATGAATGAAACGGGCCACTATCAAGATGACAACCGCAAAAAGGACAAGCTCAGACCCATGAGCTATTCAAAGCCCCGGAAAAGGGCTTTCCAGGATATGGACAAAGAGGATGCTCAAAAGGTTCTGAAATGTATGTTTTGTGGCGACTCCTTCGATTCCCTCCAAGATTTGAGCGTCCacatgattaaaacaaaacattaccAAAAAGTGCCTTTGAAGGAGCCAGTCCCAACCATTTCCTCGAAAATGGTCACCCCGGCTAAGAAACGCGTTTTTGATGTCAATCGGCCGTGTTCCCCCGATTCAACCACAGGATCTTTTGcagattctttttcttctcacaaGAACGCCAACTTGCAGTTGTCCTCCAACAACCGCTATGGCTACCAAAATGGAGCCAGCTACACCTGGCAGTTTGAGGCCTGCAAGTCCCAGATCTTAAAGTGCATGGAGTGTGGGAGCTCCCATGACACCTTGCAGCAGCTCACCACCCACATGATGGTCACAGGTCACTTTCTCAAGGTCACCAGCTCTGCCTCCAAGAAAGGGAAGCAGCTGGTATTAGACCCGCTAGCGGTGGAGAAAATGCAGTCATTGTCCGAGGCCCCAAACAGTGATTCTCTGGCTCCCAAGCCATCCAGTAACTCAGCATCAGATTGTACAGCCTCTACAACTGAGTTAAAGAAAGAGAGTAAAAAAGAAAGGCCGGAGGAAACCAGCAAGGATGAGAAAGTCGCAAAAAGTGAGGACTATGAAGATCCTCTACAAAAACCTTTAGACCCTACAATCAAATATCAATACCTAAGGGAGGAGGACTTGGAAGACGGCTCAAAGGGTGGAGGGGACATTTTGAAATCTTTGGAAAATACTGTCACCACAGCCATCAACAAAGCCCAAAACGGGGCCCCCAGCTGGAGTGCCTACCCCAGCATCCACGCAGCCTACCAGCTGTCTGAGGGCACCAAGCCGCCTTTGCCTATGGGATCCCAGGTACTGCAGATCCGGCCTAATCTCACCAACAAGCTGAGGCCCATTGCACCAAAGTGGAAAGTGATGCCACTGGTTTCTATGCCCACACACCTGGCCGCTTACACTCAAGTCAAGATGGAGTCAGAAGACAAAGATGAAGCGGTGAAGGAGTGTGGGAAAGAAAGTCCCCATGAAGAGGCCTCATCTTTCAGCCACAGTGAGGGCGATTCTTTCCGCAAAAGTGAAACACCTCCAGAAGCCAAAAAGACAGAGCTGGGTCCCCTGAAGGAGGAGGACAAGCTGATGAAAGAGGGCAGCGAGAAGGAGAAACCCCAGCCCCTGGAGCCCACATCTGCTCTGAGCAACGGGTGCGCCCTCGCCAACCACGCCCCGGCCCTGCCATGCATCAACCCGCTCAGCGCCCTGCAGTCTGTCCTGAACAATCACCTGGGCAAAGCCACGGAGCCCTTGCGCTCACCTTCCTGCTCCAGCCCAAGTTCAAGCACAATTTCCATGTTCCACAAGTCGAATCTCAGTGTCATGGACAAGCCAGTCTTGAGTCCCGCCTCCACAAGGTCAGCCAGTATGTCCAGGCGTTACCTGTTTGAGAACAACGATCAGCCCATCGACCTGACCAAGTCCAAAAGCAAGAAAGCTGAGTCCTCGCAAGCACAATCCTGTACGTCCCCACCTCAGAAGCACGCTCTGTCTGACATTGCCGACATGGTCAAAGTCCTCCCCAAAGCCACCACCCCAAAGccagcctcctcctccagggtccCTCCCATGAAGCTGGAAATGGATGTCAGGCGCTTTGAGGATGTCTCCAGTGAAGTCTCAACTTTGCATAAAAGAAAAGGCCGGCAGTCCAACTGGAATCCTCAGCATCTTCTGATTCTACAAGCCCAGTTTGCCTCGAGTCTCTTCCAGACATCAGAGGGCAAATACCTGCTGTCTGATCTGGGCCCACAAGAGCGTATGCAAATCTCCAAGTTTACGGGACTCTCAATGACCACTATCAGTCACTGGCTGGCCAACGTCAAGTACCAGCTTAGGAAAACGGGCGGGacaaaatttctgaaaaacatGGACAAAGGCCACCCCATCTTTTATTGCAGTGACTGTGCCTCCCAGTTCAGAACCCCTTCTACCTACATCAGTCACTTAGAATCTCACCTGGGTTTCCAAATGAAGGACATGACCCGCTTGTCAGTGGACCAGCAAAGCAAGGTGGAGCAAGAGATCTCCCGGGTATCGTCGGCTCAGAGGTCTCCGGAAACAATAGCTGCCGAAGAGGACACAGACTCTAAATTCAAGTGTAAGTTGTGCTGTCGGACATTTGTGAGCAAACATGCGGTAAAACTCCACCTAAGCAAAACGCACAGCAAGTCACCCGAACACCATTCACAGTTTGTAACAGACGTGGATGAAGAATAG
- the TSHZ2 gene encoding teashirt homolog 2 isoform X3, translating to MPRRKQQAPKRAAGYAQEEQLKEEEEIKEEEEEEDSSSVAQLQGGNDTGTDEELETGPEQKGCFSYQNSPGSHLSNQDAENESLLSDASDQVSDIKSVCGRDASDKKANTRVKLPNEAHNCMDKMTAVYANILSDSYWSGLGLGFKLSNSERRNCDTRNGSNKSDFDWHQDALSKSLQQNLPSRSVSKPSLFSSVQLYRQSSKMCGTVFTGASRFRCRQCSAAYDTLVELTVHMNETGHYQDDNRKKDKLRPMSYSKPRKRAFQDMDKEDAQKVLKCMFCGDSFDSLQDLSVHMIKTKHYQKVPLKEPVPTISSKMVTPAKKRVFDVNRPCSPDSTTGSFADSFSSHKNANLQLSSNNRYGYQNGASYTWQFEACKSQILKCMECGSSHDTLQQLTTHMMVTGHFLKVTSSASKKGKQLVLDPLAVEKMQSLSEAPNSDSLAPKPSSNSASDCTASTTELKKESKKERPEETSKDEKVAKSEDYEDPLQKPLDPTIKYQYLREEDLEDGSKGGGDILKSLENTVTTAINKAQNGAPSWSAYPSIHAAYQLSEGTKPPLPMGSQVLQIRPNLTNKLRPIAPKWKVMPLVSMPTHLAAYTQVKMESEDKDEAVKECGKESPHEEASSFSHSEGDSFRKSETPPEAKKTELGPLKEEDKLMKEGSEKEKPQPLEPTSALSNGCALANHAPALPCINPLSALQSVLNNHLGKATEPLRSPSCSSPSSSTISMFHKSNLSVMDKPVLSPASTRSASMSRRYLFENNDQPIDLTKSKSKKAESSQAQSCTSPPQKHALSDIADMVKVLPKATTPKPASSSRVPPMKLEMDVRRFEDVSSEVSTLHKRKGRQSNWNPQHLLILQAQFASSLFQTSEGKYLLSDLGPQERMQISKFTGLSMTTISHWLANVKYQLRKTGGTKFLKNMDKGHPIFYCSDCASQFRTPSTYISHLESHLGFQMKDMTRLSVDQQSKVEQEISRVSSAQRSPETIAAEEDTDSKFK from the exons GCTACGCCCAGGAGGAACAgctgaaagaagaggaggaaataaaagaagaagaggaggaggaagacagcaGTTCAGTAGCTCAACTGCAGGGTGGCAATGACACAGGGACGGACGAGGAGCTAGAAACGGGCCCAGAGCAAAAAGGCTGCTTCAGCTACCAGAACTCTCCAGGAAGTCATTTGTCCAATCAGGATGCCGAGAACGAGTCTCTGCTGAGCGACGCCAGTGATCAGGTGTCGGACATCAAGAGTGTCTGCGGCCGAGATGCCTCGGACAAGAAAGCAAACACTCGCGTCAAGCTTCCAAACGAAGCACACAATTGCATGGATAAAATGACCGCTGTCTACGCCAACATCCTGTCGGATTCCTACTGGTCAGGCCTGGGCCTTGGCTTCAAGCTGTCCAATAGTGAGAGGAGGAACTGTGACACCCGAAACGGCAGCAACAAGAGTGATTTTGATTGGCACCAAGACGCTCTGTCCAAAAGCCTGCAGCAGAACTTGCCTTCTAGGTCCGTCTCGAAACCCAGCCTGTTCAGCTCGGTGCAGTTGTACCGGCAGAGCAGCAAGATGTGCGGGACTGTGTTCACGGGGGCCAGCAGATTCCGATGCCGACAGTGCAGCGCGGCCTATGACACCCTAGTCGAGTTGACTGTGCATATGAATGAAACGGGCCACTATCAAGATGACAACCGCAAAAAGGACAAGCTCAGACCCATGAGCTATTCAAAGCCCCGGAAAAGGGCTTTCCAGGATATGGACAAAGAGGATGCTCAAAAGGTTCTGAAATGTATGTTTTGTGGCGACTCCTTCGATTCCCTCCAAGATTTGAGCGTCCacatgattaaaacaaaacattaccAAAAAGTGCCTTTGAAGGAGCCAGTCCCAACCATTTCCTCGAAAATGGTCACCCCGGCTAAGAAACGCGTTTTTGATGTCAATCGGCCGTGTTCCCCCGATTCAACCACAGGATCTTTTGcagattctttttcttctcacaaGAACGCCAACTTGCAGTTGTCCTCCAACAACCGCTATGGCTACCAAAATGGAGCCAGCTACACCTGGCAGTTTGAGGCCTGCAAGTCCCAGATCTTAAAGTGCATGGAGTGTGGGAGCTCCCATGACACCTTGCAGCAGCTCACCACCCACATGATGGTCACAGGTCACTTTCTCAAGGTCACCAGCTCTGCCTCCAAGAAAGGGAAGCAGCTGGTATTAGACCCGCTAGCGGTGGAGAAAATGCAGTCATTGTCCGAGGCCCCAAACAGTGATTCTCTGGCTCCCAAGCCATCCAGTAACTCAGCATCAGATTGTACAGCCTCTACAACTGAGTTAAAGAAAGAGAGTAAAAAAGAAAGGCCGGAGGAAACCAGCAAGGATGAGAAAGTCGCAAAAAGTGAGGACTATGAAGATCCTCTACAAAAACCTTTAGACCCTACAATCAAATATCAATACCTAAGGGAGGAGGACTTGGAAGACGGCTCAAAGGGTGGAGGGGACATTTTGAAATCTTTGGAAAATACTGTCACCACAGCCATCAACAAAGCCCAAAACGGGGCCCCCAGCTGGAGTGCCTACCCCAGCATCCACGCAGCCTACCAGCTGTCTGAGGGCACCAAGCCGCCTTTGCCTATGGGATCCCAGGTACTGCAGATCCGGCCTAATCTCACCAACAAGCTGAGGCCCATTGCACCAAAGTGGAAAGTGATGCCACTGGTTTCTATGCCCACACACCTGGCCGCTTACACTCAAGTCAAGATGGAGTCAGAAGACAAAGATGAAGCGGTGAAGGAGTGTGGGAAAGAAAGTCCCCATGAAGAGGCCTCATCTTTCAGCCACAGTGAGGGCGATTCTTTCCGCAAAAGTGAAACACCTCCAGAAGCCAAAAAGACAGAGCTGGGTCCCCTGAAGGAGGAGGACAAGCTGATGAAAGAGGGCAGCGAGAAGGAGAAACCCCAGCCCCTGGAGCCCACATCTGCTCTGAGCAACGGGTGCGCCCTCGCCAACCACGCCCCGGCCCTGCCATGCATCAACCCGCTCAGCGCCCTGCAGTCTGTCCTGAACAATCACCTGGGCAAAGCCACGGAGCCCTTGCGCTCACCTTCCTGCTCCAGCCCAAGTTCAAGCACAATTTCCATGTTCCACAAGTCGAATCTCAGTGTCATGGACAAGCCAGTCTTGAGTCCCGCCTCCACAAGGTCAGCCAGTATGTCCAGGCGTTACCTGTTTGAGAACAACGATCAGCCCATCGACCTGACCAAGTCCAAAAGCAAGAAAGCTGAGTCCTCGCAAGCACAATCCTGTACGTCCCCACCTCAGAAGCACGCTCTGTCTGACATTGCCGACATGGTCAAAGTCCTCCCCAAAGCCACCACCCCAAAGccagcctcctcctccagggtccCTCCCATGAAGCTGGAAATGGATGTCAGGCGCTTTGAGGATGTCTCCAGTGAAGTCTCAACTTTGCATAAAAGAAAAGGCCGGCAGTCCAACTGGAATCCTCAGCATCTTCTGATTCTACAAGCCCAGTTTGCCTCGAGTCTCTTCCAGACATCAGAGGGCAAATACCTGCTGTCTGATCTGGGCCCACAAGAGCGTATGCAAATCTCCAAGTTTACGGGACTCTCAATGACCACTATCAGTCACTGGCTGGCCAACGTCAAGTACCAGCTTAGGAAAACGGGCGGGacaaaatttctgaaaaacatGGACAAAGGCCACCCCATCTTTTATTGCAGTGACTGTGCCTCCCAGTTCAGAACCCCTTCTACCTACATCAGTCACTTAGAATCTCACCTGGGTTTCCAAATGAAGGACATGACCCGCTTGTCAGTGGACCAGCAAAGCAAGGTGGAGCAAGAGATCTCCCGGGTATCGTCGGCTCAGAGGTCTCCGGAAACAATAGCTGCCGAAGAGGACACAGACTCTAAATTCAAGT GA